The following coding sequences lie in one Candidatus Bathyarchaeia archaeon genomic window:
- a CDS encoding mandelate racemase/muconate lactonizing enzyme family protein, which produces MEIRNVVARAVSVPLEGEARAGFGRFVKRDTVLVRIETGDGLVGIGEAHHAKSPTVIEKLINANLRPLLLGRDPFQIELIWQTLYSQYSPASPTHGVGSAGIIALSGVDIALWDLLGKALGQPLYNLLGGRYRPKIRAYVGGLALGWKGIEELLGEARRYVSEGFTALKLRIGRGVDEDVELVRAAREGLGDKVDLMVDANSRYSSAKEAIRLADRLAELGVAWLEEPFPSDRLAPYRALAKRARIPIAAGENHFTRFGFQPLIQWGLIDIAQPDVTKSGGVTELRKIAAMADAWGISLAPHIYPSGVGMAAALHLLVSVPNALIAEYEPPGDNPLITGLLKNPIRAVDGFLEPPEGPGLGIEIDEGFVEDHPGIDGPAYV; this is translated from the coding sequence ATGGAGATACGCAATGTTGTGGCTAGGGCCGTTTCAGTCCCCCTCGAGGGCGAGGCGAGGGCCGGGTTTGGGAGGTTCGTCAAGAGGGACACGGTCCTGGTGAGGATCGAAACTGGGGATGGGCTCGTAGGCATAGGGGAGGCGCATCACGCGAAATCGCCCACGGTCATCGAGAAACTCATCAACGCCAACCTAAGGCCCCTTTTGCTCGGGAGGGACCCGTTCCAGATAGAGCTGATTTGGCAAACGCTTTATTCCCAATATTCCCCAGCATCACCAACCCATGGCGTGGGCTCGGCCGGCATCATAGCCCTGAGCGGAGTCGATATAGCGCTTTGGGACCTATTGGGGAAGGCCTTGGGCCAGCCCCTCTATAACCTATTGGGCGGGAGGTACCGCCCAAAGATCAGGGCCTACGTCGGCGGGCTGGCGCTGGGATGGAAGGGGATCGAGGAGCTCTTGGGGGAGGCGCGTCGCTACGTCAGCGAGGGGTTCACGGCCTTGAAGCTCAGGATCGGGCGCGGGGTCGATGAGGACGTCGAGCTGGTCAGGGCCGCGAGGGAGGGGCTCGGGGATAAGGTGGATCTAATGGTCGATGCCAATTCTCGCTATTCGTCGGCGAAGGAGGCGATCAGGCTGGCTGATCGATTGGCAGAGCTGGGGGTTGCTTGGCTCGAGGAGCCCTTCCCATCCGACAGGCTCGCCCCATATAGGGCCTTGGCCAAAAGGGCGAGGATCCCGATAGCGGCCGGGGAGAACCACTTCACCCGATTCGGCTTCCAGCCCCTCATCCAATGGGGCCTCATAGACATAGCCCAGCCCGATGTGACGAAATCGGGAGGGGTAACCGAGCTGAGGAAGATAGCCGCGATGGCGGATGCTTGGGGCATATCCCTCGCGCCCCATATATACCCCTCCGGCGTTGGGATGGCGGCGGCGCTCCACCTCCTCGTCAGCGTCCCAAACGCCTTGATCGCCGAATACGAGCCCCCGGGGGATAATCCGTTGATAACGGGCCTCCTGAAGAACCCCATAAGGGCCGTAGATGGCTTCCTTGAGCCTCCCGAGGGGCCCGGGCTCGGCATAGAGATCGACGAGGGCTTCGTCGAGGATCATCCGGGCATCGATGGGCCCGCGTACGTTTGA
- a CDS encoding membrane dipeptidase, with protein sequence MRQIRTYTQVKEDDAMDIVKKSIVIDALTYIPTLTDISYIDRLLAAGVVTGIHVTMAEPSAESGLAFSRVAEWRKTILGSDKLLLVNEAEDIEKAKAKNAIAIIGGFQNTTPIEHDLRLLEAFHKLGVRILQIAYYEQNYAGSGCYEGYNRIDSGLTYFGERIVEECNKLGVLIDLSHCSDKTTLDATECSKDPVAITHAASRTMCDGFRNKPEEVIKAVAEKGGIIGVFAWSPFCELKKGVRPTVDDYIAHLVHMVDLVGIDHVGLGLDLSPGWPKGDFEAWASQYPELVRHYTYENRVAKGIEDHVSGIINITRGLMAQGYSENEIKKILGENWLRLFKIVWKKY encoded by the coding sequence ATGCGTCAAATAAGAACCTATACCCAAGTCAAAGAAGACGATGCCATGGACATCGTTAAGAAATCGATAGTGATAGATGCCCTGACTTATATTCCAACGCTGACCGATATTTCATATATAGACCGATTGCTGGCCGCTGGGGTTGTTACGGGGATTCATGTGACGATGGCGGAACCATCCGCAGAGAGCGGCTTGGCCTTCAGCAGGGTCGCCGAATGGCGCAAGACTATTCTGGGGAGCGATAAGCTATTGCTCGTGAATGAGGCGGAGGATATCGAGAAGGCGAAGGCAAAAAATGCGATCGCGATCATAGGGGGATTCCAGAACACTACGCCGATAGAGCACGATTTGAGGTTATTGGAGGCGTTCCACAAGCTCGGCGTGAGAATCCTTCAGATAGCCTATTATGAGCAAAACTACGCCGGCTCGGGATGCTATGAGGGATATAACCGGATCGACTCGGGCCTTACATACTTTGGCGAAAGGATCGTGGAGGAATGCAACAAGCTTGGTGTATTAATAGACCTCTCACATTGTAGCGACAAGACAACGCTGGACGCAACGGAATGCTCCAAGGATCCTGTGGCGATCACGCATGCGGCAAGTAGGACTATGTGCGACGGCTTCAGGAATAAGCCTGAGGAAGTGATCAAGGCCGTCGCTGAAAAAGGCGGGATCATAGGTGTTTTCGCTTGGTCTCCATTCTGCGAGCTCAAGAAGGGGGTTAGGCCCACGGTTGATGATTATATAGCCCATCTCGTCCACATGGTCGACCTAGTCGGGATAGACCACGTCGGCCTAGGGCTAGATTTATCACCGGGATGGCCAAAGGGGGATTTCGAAGCTTGGGCATCGCAATACCCAGAGCTAGTCCGCCATTACACTTATGAGAACAGAGTCGCTAAGGGAATAGAAGATCACGTCAGTGGCATAATCAATATAACAAGGGGCTTAATGGCTCAAGGATATTCTGAGAATGAGATCAAAAAAATATTGGGAGAAAATTGGTTAAGGCTCTTCAAAATAGTATGGAAGAAGTATTAG
- a CDS encoding NAD(P)/FAD-dependent oxidoreductase: MGSKGYDVIIVGCGPAGIFSAYELTLKSDLRVLMIDKGPDIEVRRCKSDRGTGCLRCDPCPLLTGWGGAGSFSDGKLTLSTEIGGWLREYVSEEELRALIDYVDSIYLEFGAPKELYGTDAEKIEDIERRAAFAGLKLLPSKIRHLGTDNSPKLLRRMRDHLKERAEIMVDTEVKDVLVRNGRVEGIETADGDRIMGRNVILAPGRIGAEWLKSTMQRLGLRTLNNPVDIGVRVEVPAPVMEELTDALYEPKLIYYSKAFDDKVRVFCVCPNGEVITESYDDVITVNGQSYSERKTGNTNFAVLVSTSFTEPFKEPIAYGKYIAKMANLLGGGILVQRLGDLDMGRRSTAERIERNTVSPTLKSFTPGDLSFVLPYRHLSNIREMLKAMDQVCPGVYSKHTLLYGVEVKFYSSRLELTKGLETRISGLYAIGDGAGVSRGLVQASASGIIAAREILRKTGS; this comes from the coding sequence TTGGGCTCCAAGGGTTACGACGTGATAATCGTCGGATGCGGACCGGCCGGAATATTCTCAGCCTATGAACTGACCCTCAAATCCGACCTGAGGGTCCTGATGATCGATAAAGGGCCGGATATAGAGGTCAGGAGATGCAAATCGGATAGGGGGACCGGTTGCCTCAGATGCGATCCATGCCCGCTTCTAACCGGATGGGGAGGGGCCGGCTCCTTCAGCGATGGGAAGCTTACCCTTTCGACGGAGATCGGGGGGTGGCTGCGCGAGTACGTCTCCGAGGAGGAGCTGAGGGCGCTGATCGATTACGTCGATTCCATATACCTCGAGTTCGGGGCCCCAAAGGAGCTATACGGCACAGATGCCGAGAAGATAGAGGATATAGAGCGCCGGGCGGCCTTCGCGGGCTTGAAGCTCTTGCCGAGCAAGATCCGCCATCTGGGGACCGATAACTCGCCCAAGCTGCTAAGGAGGATGAGGGACCACCTCAAGGAGAGGGCCGAGATAATGGTCGATACGGAGGTCAAGGACGTGCTCGTAAGGAACGGGAGGGTCGAGGGCATCGAGACGGCCGATGGGGATAGGATCATGGGGAGGAACGTCATCTTGGCCCCGGGCCGCATCGGGGCGGAGTGGCTAAAATCCACTATGCAGAGGCTCGGCCTGAGGACCTTGAACAACCCGGTCGATATAGGCGTCAGGGTCGAGGTACCCGCCCCGGTGATGGAGGAGCTGACCGATGCCCTATACGAGCCCAAGCTCATCTATTATTCCAAAGCCTTCGACGACAAGGTCAGGGTATTCTGCGTTTGCCCGAACGGGGAGGTCATAACGGAGTCGTACGACGATGTCATAACCGTCAACGGGCAGAGCTATTCGGAGAGGAAGACCGGGAATACGAACTTCGCCGTCTTGGTGAGCACGTCGTTCACGGAGCCTTTCAAGGAGCCAATAGCCTATGGGAAGTACATAGCGAAGATGGCGAACCTATTGGGGGGCGGCATACTGGTCCAAAGGCTGGGGGACTTGGATATGGGCCGGCGATCTACGGCCGAGAGGATAGAGCGGAACACCGTTTCCCCGACCCTGAAGTCCTTCACGCCCGGGGATTTGAGCTTCGTCCTGCCCTATAGGCATCTATCGAACATAAGGGAGATGCTGAAGGCCATGGACCAAGTCTGCCCCGGGGTCTACTCGAAGCATACGCTGCTATACGGCGTAGAGGTGAAGTTCTATAGCTCAAGGCTCGAGCTGACGAAGGGCCTCGAGACGAGGATAAGCGGCCTATATGCCATCGGCGATGGAGCCGGTGTGAGCAGAGGCTTGGTCCAAGCCTCCGCCTCGGGGATAATAGCGGCTAGGGAGATCCTTAGGAAGACCGGCTCGTGA
- a CDS encoding MFS transporter gives MPGLMASIRILGLLISAYFQMTSSILAIYAKGQLGASISDVALIISAFYATSAASNFLIGMVARWRDPRPSLIISLFLISMAPISYGLAKNPLILMASRALEGFALALYSTTALTLCSMTSSSPSERDASIVAYTSSLALGMMAGPAMGSLAIALLGLRNTFFLAALFPAAAIALVWLSIRGPDMRVAPRRGRRASLGGIFGNRAFLSAISIYWAFAIIYSVFLAYATIYAREGLSFSSDRVALLFFGYFSMTALGRFFIGRLVRSIGKRMALALSAAGAIALSSIMSSSESSQAFAMAFVLMGIPHGIIYPTGAMIIADEIGPESLVRANSFYLLSWNLGAIMGPLFASGIATLWGIPAAIMASAIPMAASLVFTGILQWAPGLRNHKKDASGS, from the coding sequence ATGCCGGGCCTAATGGCATCGATCCGCATCTTGGGCCTATTGATATCGGCGTATTTCCAGATGACATCATCGATCTTGGCCATATACGCCAAGGGGCAGCTGGGAGCCTCCATATCAGACGTGGCCTTGATAATATCGGCCTTCTACGCGACCTCCGCCGCATCCAACTTCCTAATCGGGATGGTCGCCAGATGGAGGGATCCAAGACCTTCATTGATCATCAGCCTATTCCTGATATCGATGGCCCCCATATCCTATGGGCTGGCCAAGAATCCCCTCATTCTGATGGCCTCGAGGGCCCTCGAGGGGTTCGCCCTCGCCCTTTACAGCACCACGGCCCTGACCCTATGCTCGATGACATCGAGCTCCCCCAGCGAAAGGGATGCCTCGATAGTCGCATATACATCCTCTTTGGCCTTGGGGATGATGGCCGGCCCGGCCATGGGGAGCTTGGCCATAGCATTGTTGGGTTTGAGGAATACGTTCTTCCTAGCGGCCCTCTTCCCCGCGGCGGCGATCGCATTGGTATGGCTCTCAATAAGGGGCCCGGATATGAGGGTGGCCCCGAGGAGGGGGAGGAGGGCCTCGCTTGGCGGCATATTCGGGAATAGGGCCTTCCTATCAGCCATAAGCATCTATTGGGCCTTCGCAATCATATATTCCGTATTCTTGGCCTACGCCACCATATACGCCAGGGAGGGCCTATCCTTCTCGAGCGATCGAGTGGCCCTCCTATTCTTCGGGTATTTCTCCATGACGGCCTTGGGCAGATTCTTCATCGGGAGGCTCGTCCGCTCGATCGGGAAGAGGATGGCGCTGGCCTTATCCGCGGCCGGAGCCATCGCGCTTTCGTCAATCATGTCGAGCTCCGAATCCTCCCAAGCCTTCGCCATGGCCTTCGTCCTGATGGGCATACCCCACGGGATCATATACCCGACCGGGGCGATGATCATAGCCGATGAGATCGGCCCGGAATCGCTCGTGAGGGCCAATTCCTTCTACCTGCTCTCTTGGAACTTGGGGGCGATAATGGGGCCCCTATTCGCTTCGGGCATAGCGACCCTATGGGGGATACCGGCCGCGATCATGGCATCGGCGATCCCGATGGCGGCCTCCCTAGTCTTTACCGGGATCCTTCAATGGGCCCCGGGCCTGCGAAACCATAAAAAGGACGCATCCGGCTCCTAG
- a CDS encoding metallophosphoesterase — MGRTKAMPLFPHPALLLTRGREKALVIADLHIGWEMALSEQGIHIPSQTGRFLERILGLIRAHSPSTLILLGDVKHTIARAEMAEWRDVPEFFEALKHSVREVILVLGNHDGGIDPLLPSGIRVMGASGMRLWDRYGLLHGHAWPSPDLLECDLLIMAHMHPTVSLSDPLGFRIVQQVWVRGKCDRKRLREEVEGLGGGEGKRGDLDCLIMPSFNDFLGGQSINREDFEEREYIGPILRSRSMELGESDVYMLDGTYLGKAKALIRGD, encoded by the coding sequence ATGGGCCGAACGAAGGCTATGCCCCTTTTCCCGCATCCGGCTTTGTTGCTGACGAGGGGAAGGGAGAAGGCCCTCGTGATCGCGGACCTCCACATAGGCTGGGAGATGGCGCTATCGGAGCAGGGGATCCATATACCCTCCCAAACAGGGAGGTTCCTCGAGAGGATTTTGGGCCTCATAAGGGCCCATTCGCCCTCGACCCTAATACTGCTCGGGGATGTAAAACATACGATCGCGAGGGCCGAGATGGCGGAATGGAGGGATGTCCCGGAATTTTTCGAGGCCTTGAAGCACTCGGTTCGGGAGGTCATACTCGTCTTGGGGAACCACGATGGGGGGATCGATCCCCTCCTGCCCTCGGGGATAAGGGTGATGGGAGCATCGGGCATGAGGCTCTGGGATAGGTATGGGCTCCTCCATGGCCACGCTTGGCCTAGCCCGGATTTGCTGGAATGCGACCTCTTAATCATGGCCCATATGCATCCCACGGTTTCCCTCTCGGATCCACTAGGGTTTAGGATAGTTCAACAGGTGTGGGTTAGGGGGAAGTGCGATCGCAAAAGGCTCAGGGAGGAGGTCGAGGGGCTCGGAGGGGGCGAGGGGAAGAGGGGGGATTTGGATTGCCTGATAATGCCCTCCTTCAACGACTTCTTGGGCGGGCAATCGATAAACAGGGAGGATTTTGAGGAGAGGGAGTACATAGGCCCGATCCTCAGATCCCGCTCCATGGAGCTGGGAGAATCGGACGTATACATGCTCGATGGGACATATCTCGGGAAGGCGAAGGCTTTAATTCGGGGCGATTAG
- a CDS encoding DEAD/DEAH box helicase, with translation MAFGRVLELLRDKGVRELSGIQSLSFPEILSGSNVLLISPTGSGKTYAALIPVLELFLRARSEGRTEGISILYITPLRALNRDLLRRVGELAEALEMGVSVRHGDTSKWVRRSQARSPPDMLITTPETLQAILPGKVMRRHLRGVKWVIIDEAHELAGDERGVQLSVALERLARLAGEFQRIGLSATVGDAEKIAKFFIGPSRPFKIIRSSDLRGLEIAIKYLSPSRDDEELAERLGISPGAVARAREIIELIKAHRSTIVFTNTREHAEALGAQIKILEPNLPVAVHHGSLSRELREEVEGAFLRGELKAIICTSSMELGIDVGSVDFVVQYLSPRQASKLAQRVGRSEHRIGGVARGCIVSNWVDDLLESIVLKRRAMNGEFERTRMHEGALDVLAHQIVGIALDSGAIGLEECLEVLRRSYPFRDLSREDLASVIDVLVKEGILRASDSLIRARYPRAFRYYYENLSMIPDAKRYVVYDFFRRKRIGTLDQEFVARRCEPGSEFIMHGSTWRVLRVDDEEGIIEVEGVPPSLSAIPSWEGEMIPVEHEVAEEVGRLREKLLQGDCVHLAGIDGAAREEVMGFLKGHAAKFPLPTDRRVFIEQYENCIILHACLGTLANEALGMGLAALLSSKYGFKILHQSDPYRVVLIGPAKMSPEEVHKELMGLSPDSFPEIVDRCLDETDLLAWTLWHVAKRFGAVGRDAEYSASRAKLIAKALKGTAIEREAKREIYTERVDLERAEEFLEMLRRGEIVLDFMRQIGPAPSPLAAPLLDKIFPRDFLMPQVPADSLLEIVKDRILSTKVKLVCMFKGDWEGIRVVGDLPEKIKCPSCGSTLIALTSPRDDVLAKAVRKRIKGSKLSPEEEAALKSAWLSASLIQASGKKAAIILSGHGIGPATASRIIRKLFRSEAEMYAEIIKAERLYARTRAFWG, from the coding sequence TTGGCGTTCGGGCGAGTTTTGGAACTCTTGAGGGATAAGGGAGTAAGGGAGCTGAGCGGGATCCAATCGCTCTCCTTCCCTGAGATCCTCAGCGGTAGCAACGTCCTCCTAATATCACCCACGGGATCGGGCAAGACCTACGCGGCCCTCATCCCGGTGCTGGAGCTATTCTTGAGGGCCAGATCCGAGGGGCGGACCGAGGGCATCTCCATTCTCTACATAACCCCTCTGAGGGCCCTCAACAGGGATTTGTTGAGGAGGGTTGGGGAGCTGGCGGAGGCCTTGGAGATGGGGGTCAGCGTGAGGCACGGGGATACCTCCAAATGGGTTAGGCGGAGCCAAGCGCGCAGCCCGCCAGATATGCTCATAACAACGCCGGAGACCCTTCAGGCCATCCTGCCCGGCAAGGTCATGCGGAGGCATTTGAGGGGCGTCAAATGGGTCATAATCGATGAGGCTCATGAATTGGCCGGCGATGAGAGAGGCGTCCAGCTCTCCGTGGCCTTGGAGAGATTGGCGAGGCTGGCCGGAGAGTTCCAAAGGATCGGGCTATCGGCGACCGTTGGGGATGCGGAAAAGATAGCGAAATTCTTCATCGGCCCCTCCCGGCCCTTCAAGATAATCAGATCATCGGATCTGAGGGGACTTGAGATCGCCATAAAGTACCTCTCGCCGAGCCGGGATGATGAGGAGCTCGCCGAGAGGCTCGGGATCTCGCCCGGCGCCGTGGCTAGGGCTAGGGAGATAATAGAGCTCATCAAAGCGCATAGATCCACGATAGTGTTCACGAATACGAGGGAGCACGCGGAAGCGCTGGGGGCCCAGATAAAGATCCTAGAGCCGAACCTCCCGGTTGCGGTTCATCATGGATCGTTATCAAGAGAGCTGAGGGAAGAGGTGGAGGGAGCGTTCCTCAGGGGGGAGTTGAAGGCCATAATATGCACCTCATCGATGGAACTCGGCATAGATGTGGGGAGCGTCGATTTCGTGGTCCAATACCTCTCGCCGAGGCAAGCCTCGAAGCTGGCCCAGAGGGTAGGGAGGAGCGAGCATAGGATCGGGGGCGTCGCGAGGGGATGCATAGTATCGAATTGGGTGGACGATCTATTAGAATCGATCGTCCTGAAGAGGAGGGCCATGAATGGGGAGTTCGAAAGGACGAGGATGCATGAAGGGGCCTTGGATGTCCTCGCCCATCAGATCGTCGGGATCGCGCTGGATTCGGGCGCCATTGGTTTGGAGGAATGCCTCGAGGTCCTCAGGAGGTCTTATCCGTTCAGGGATCTGAGCCGTGAGGATTTAGCCTCCGTTATCGATGTCCTAGTGAAGGAGGGGATCCTGCGGGCATCCGATTCTTTGATCCGGGCGAGATATCCGAGGGCCTTCAGATATTATTACGAGAACCTCTCCATGATACCGGACGCCAAGCGATACGTCGTTTACGATTTCTTCAGGAGGAAGAGGATAGGGACTCTGGACCAGGAGTTCGTGGCGCGCAGGTGCGAGCCCGGATCGGAGTTCATAATGCATGGATCCACTTGGAGGGTGCTCCGGGTGGACGATGAGGAGGGAATTATCGAGGTGGAGGGGGTCCCACCGAGCTTGAGTGCGATCCCGAGTTGGGAGGGAGAGATGATCCCAGTTGAGCATGAGGTGGCCGAGGAAGTGGGGAGGCTTAGGGAGAAACTGCTCCAAGGGGATTGTGTCCATTTGGCGGGGATCGATGGGGCTGCAAGGGAGGAGGTCATGGGATTCCTCAAGGGGCATGCCGCCAAGTTCCCCCTCCCAACCGATCGGAGGGTCTTCATAGAGCAATATGAAAATTGCATAATATTGCATGCATGTCTTGGGACCTTAGCCAATGAGGCCCTCGGGATGGGGCTGGCGGCCCTCCTGAGCTCAAAGTATGGCTTCAAGATCCTCCATCAATCGGATCCGTATAGGGTGGTCCTGATCGGGCCGGCCAAGATGAGTCCAGAAGAGGTCCATAAAGAGCTCATGGGATTGAGCCCGGATTCCTTCCCCGAGATCGTGGATAGATGCTTGGATGAAACGGACCTCTTGGCTTGGACGCTTTGGCATGTGGCCAAGCGCTTCGGGGCCGTGGGTAGGGATGCCGAATATAGCGCCAGCAGGGCCAAGCTCATCGCCAAGGCCCTCAAGGGAACCGCAATAGAGAGGGAGGCGAAGCGAGAGATATACACAGAGAGGGTCGACTTAGAAAGGGCGGAGGAGTTCTTGGAAATGTTGAGGAGGGGGGAGATCGTCTTGGATTTCATGCGCCAGATTGGCCCAGCCCCCTCCCCCCTTGCCGCGCCGCTCTTGGATAAGATATTCCCTAGGGATTTCCTCATGCCTCAAGTCCCAGCCGACTCCCTCTTGGAGATAGTCAAGGATAGGATCCTTTCCACCAAGGTCAAGCTCGTTTGCATGTTCAAGGGCGATTGGGAGGGGATCAGGGTGGTCGGGGATTTGCCCGAGAAAATAAAATGCCCCTCATGCGGCTCAACGCTGATAGCGCTGACGAGTCCAAGGGATGATGTACTCGCGAAGGCCGTGAGGAAGAGAATCAAGGGATCCAAGCTATCCCCGGAGGAGGAGGCGGCCCTCAAGAGCGCTTGGCTCAGCGCGAGCTTGATACAGGCTTCGGGGAAGAAGGCCGCGATCATACTCAGCGGCCACGGCATAGGCCCGGCGACGGCTTCGAGGATCATTAGGAAGCTCTTCAGGAGCGAGGCTGAGATGTACGCGGAGATAATAAAGGCGGAGAGGCTTTATGCTAGGACGAGGGCCTTTTGGGGATAA
- a CDS encoding lactate utilization protein: protein MRAEAGSSGEAALKGVAEALERRGFKAFVARDRGEALGKVLELIPKGANVGIGGSLTVREVGIPEALEARGCRIVQHWIPGIPPERDMALRREALTTDFYLTSANAITEDGLIVNMDAVGNRTSAMAFGPSNVIIVAGLNKIVKDLNGAIERIRNIAAPLNASRLKRNVPCAKEGKCVDIREGCDSPERICRVMTIFERRPARTNVFVVLIGEALGC, encoded by the coding sequence ATGAGGGCTGAGGCGGGATCTTCGGGGGAGGCCGCTTTGAAGGGGGTCGCGGAGGCCCTCGAGAGAAGGGGGTTCAAGGCCTTCGTGGCTAGGGATCGCGGAGAGGCCTTGGGAAAGGTATTGGAGCTCATACCCAAAGGGGCGAATGTGGGGATAGGCGGATCGCTCACCGTGAGGGAGGTCGGGATACCCGAGGCCTTGGAGGCGAGGGGCTGCAGGATCGTCCAGCATTGGATCCCCGGGATACCCCCCGAGAGGGATATGGCCTTGAGGAGGGAGGCGCTCACGACCGATTTTTACCTTACGAGTGCCAATGCCATAACCGAGGACGGGTTAATAGTCAACATGGATGCTGTCGGGAACCGAACATCGGCGATGGCCTTCGGGCCATCTAACGTGATAATAGTGGCGGGGCTGAATAAGATAGTGAAGGACCTCAATGGGGCAATCGAGAGGATACGCAACATTGCAGCACCCTTGAACGCCTCAAGGCTCAAGAGGAACGTTCCCTGCGCCAAGGAGGGTAAATGCGTGGACATAAGGGAGGGGTGTGATTCCCCGGAGAGGATATGCAGGGTCATGACCATATTCGAGCGGAGGCCCGCGAGGACGAACGTTTTCGTCGTCCTCATCGGGGAGGCTTTGGGTTGCTAG
- a CDS encoding OB-fold nucleic acid binding domain-containing protein yields the protein MLRDIVRRILDARKDLTEGDLIKLIEEVKAEARGLLSDEGAARLVAQRLSVSLGDGGIRRVKIKDLVSGLRDVSMEGDVIGLSPPRDFKRKDGSAGRLLSLILADESGQIRCNVWNPPEDLIKDLEGLRGSKVRIEHGYTKVGLDGNLELHCGNGGRLEIVSKPEAPGRAMEGQFKSIGKISNDDRVVSVIGVVKGEPRITAFKRDGGEGLVLRALITDGSGTIPLVLWDDLAEGLRDKIRDGVGVEIIGAKVRKGLSGLLELHLDYGEGVRVLEEVPLSLKESASKVYRVNELRAGMRGVDIALRVARKGEPKKLAREGGISEVRRALCFDETGLIMASFWNENSAALEGVEEGDIIFIRNAVCRERLGEVQLNLGGEGSLVPGAKVRDLPLIPKITKLASIASAKGPVAVEGIIVDGPSTSEVLTADGRPVELTALLLDDGSAITRVAFWRDSSKLAKGLEPGSKVRIIGLRPRARLNGSYELSSLDSLTKIEIL from the coding sequence TTGCTGAGGGATATAGTGAGGCGCATACTTGATGCGAGGAAGGATCTAACGGAGGGGGATTTGATCAAGTTAATAGAGGAGGTGAAGGCCGAGGCGAGGGGCCTCCTCTCGGACGAGGGGGCGGCTAGGCTCGTTGCCCAGCGCCTATCCGTCAGCCTCGGGGATGGGGGGATCAGAAGGGTCAAGATAAAGGACTTGGTCAGCGGGCTGAGGGACGTTTCGATGGAGGGGGATGTGATCGGGCTTTCCCCTCCGAGGGATTTCAAAAGAAAGGATGGCTCCGCGGGCAGGTTATTGAGCTTAATACTCGCTGATGAAAGCGGCCAAATAAGGTGCAACGTGTGGAACCCCCCGGAGGATTTGATCAAGGACTTGGAGGGCCTTCGGGGTTCCAAGGTTAGGATCGAGCACGGGTATACAAAGGTCGGCTTAGATGGGAACTTGGAGCTCCATTGTGGGAATGGGGGGCGATTGGAGATCGTATCAAAGCCCGAGGCCCCGGGGCGGGCGATGGAAGGCCAATTCAAGAGCATTGGAAAGATCTCGAACGATGATAGGGTCGTGAGCGTAATAGGGGTTGTGAAGGGGGAGCCGAGGATCACTGCCTTCAAGAGGGATGGCGGGGAGGGGTTGGTGCTAAGGGCCCTGATAACCGACGGCAGTGGGACCATACCGCTGGTCCTTTGGGACGATTTGGCCGAGGGGCTTAGGGATAAGATAAGGGATGGCGTTGGGGTCGAGATCATCGGGGCCAAGGTGAGGAAGGGATTGAGCGGGCTCCTCGAGCTCCATTTGGATTACGGGGAGGGTGTTAGGGTTTTGGAGGAGGTTCCCCTATCGCTCAAGGAATCCGCCTCCAAGGTGTATAGGGTTAACGAGCTGAGGGCGGGCATGAGGGGAGTCGACATAGCGCTCAGGGTGGCGAGGAAGGGGGAGCCGAAGAAGTTGGCGAGGGAGGGGGGCATCTCGGAGGTCAGGAGGGCGCTATGCTTCGACGAAACGGGCCTGATAATGGCATCGTTCTGGAACGAGAACTCGGCGGCCTTGGAGGGCGTTGAGGAGGGCGATATCATCTTCATAAGGAACGCTGTTTGTAGGGAGAGGCTCGGGGAGGTGCAGCTGAACTTGGGCGGGGAGGGGAGCTTGGTGCCCGGCGCCAAGGTAAGGGATCTGCCGCTCATCCCGAAGATAACAAAGCTCGCCTCGATAGCGAGCGCCAAGGGCCCCGTGGCGGTCGAGGGCATCATAGTGGATGGCCCATCCACCAGCGAGGTTCTGACGGCCGATGGGAGGCCCGTGGAGTTGACGGCGCTTCTACTCGACGATGGATCTGCGATCACGAGGGTGGCGTTCTGGAGGGATTCATCCAAGCTGGCCAAGGGGTTGGAGCCGGGCTCCAAGGTGAGGATAATCGGGTTGAGGCCTAGGGCTAGGCTTAACGGTTCCTATGAGCTCTCCTCCTTGGATTCGCTGACAAAGATAGAAATCCTGTAG